A section of the Lepus europaeus isolate LE1 chromosome 10, mLepTim1.pri, whole genome shotgun sequence genome encodes:
- the LOC133768900 gene encoding jun dimerization protein 2-like, whose translation MISDPFVTTSSLPGQDPLTGRPGSALIVKELKCIGTIIVPLLEIKLGMPDAAVDISTEVTTKDLRKKEVVKKAEHEKDEVNLDKRPQPVKSKLDEQEERRKRRLEQNKAVWARRKERTETLQREFERLEFRNAVLKIQVRELEQERQQLILVLNRRRPTCIVRTDSVPAPWI comes from the coding sequence ATGATTTCAGACCCTTTTGTGACCACGAGCTCTCTGCCAGGGCAAGACCCCCTGACCGGACGGCCTGGCTCGGCTCTGATCGTAAAGGAGCTGAAATGCATTGGGACCATAATCGTGCCCTTGCTGGAGATAAAGCTGGGCATGCCTGACGCAGCCGTGGACATCAGCACCGAGGTCACCACCAAggacttaagaaagaaagaagtggtaAAGAAGGCGGAGCATGAGAAAGACGAGGTAAACCTGGACAAGAGGCCCCAACCTGTAAAAAGTAAGCTCGACGAACAGGAGGAGCGGAGGAAAAGGCGCTTGGAACAGAACAAGGCGGTGTGGGCCCGGAGGAAGGAGCGCACGGAGACCCTGCAGCGGGAGTTTGAGCGGCTGGAGTTCAGAAACGCGGTACTAAAGATACaggtcagggagctggagcaggagcggcaGCAGCTGATTCTCGTACTGAACCGGCGCCGCCCCACCTGCATTGTTCGCACCGACAGTGTCCCTGCCCCTTGGATCTAA